One segment of Pseudodesulfovibrio sp. 5S69 DNA contains the following:
- a CDS encoding cytochrome c family protein, producing the protein MFKRSVWIKGCCAFSLAALVVSAAMTGTGRTDSGRYVGSEACNECHEQEYGNYKKFAKKAHSGDSVKIMMGDLTPDELAECYGCHMTGYGKPGGFVSFEKTPDLAQAGCEVCHGPGYDHVESGGDPELIKGKLSLDDCTGCHNPERVKAFDFKPLLYGGAH; encoded by the coding sequence ATGTTCAAAAGATCGGTTTGGATCAAGGGCTGCTGTGCATTTTCGCTGGCAGCCCTTGTCGTATCCGCCGCTATGACCGGTACGGGCCGGACGGATTCAGGACGCTACGTCGGTTCCGAGGCGTGCAATGAATGCCACGAGCAGGAATACGGCAACTACAAGAAATTTGCGAAGAAGGCCCATTCCGGGGACTCCGTCAAGATCATGATGGGCGACCTGACCCCGGATGAGCTGGCCGAGTGTTACGGCTGCCACATGACCGGGTACGGCAAGCCGGGCGGGTTCGTCAGCTTCGAGAAGACCCCGGACCTGGCCCAGGCCGGGTGCGAGGTCTGCCACGGGCCGGGCTACGACCATGTGGAGTCCGGGGGTGACCCGGAACTGATCAAGGGCAAGTTGAGCCTGGACGACTGCACCGGTTGCCACAACCCCGAGCGGGTCAAGGCGTTTGACTTCAAGCCGCTGTTGTACGGCGGGGCGCACTAG
- a CDS encoding methyl-accepting chemotaxis protein, translating to MDNFITRSLGIKLILLSSLLTILAFAGLFAYSSMSTKDHTLSEVAIAAERVADMLYIAIEDPMAKGDNDGTEIKFLQMAERYPDIKVYLTDYKGEITYSTETDAERKKIFEVRPEAGLPDLVTRGLEEKLAEGKLEDIDGKRHFVEVKTVENNPFCYHCHGRSRKILGSMVVAVDVSPQYNALLENQFKSAGISVLGVLALLAALIIFMRKAIVNRITSIATTAKDVAHGNLDARFEVAGTDELGSLSRYLGAMVGQIKNQLEYNQSVLSGIVVPLFVTDAQQTLQFANPPLQAILDLSEEELKGRPVSEVFACESEDGSACNAGEVIALGEPLNGRFVFTRRDGTTFPLLFEASPLKDAEGETVGVICVLIDLTREEEDKKNIEQQRQNLLEVANEVTEVANKLNEASNILSTQMDQLANGVDTTANETSQVATAMEEMNATVLEVAKNASETAEASDQANKVAASGGVVVGKTVEEINSVADITENLAEALASLSTRAENIGQVMAVINDIADQTNLLALNAAIEAARAGEAGRGFAVVADEVRKLAEKTMDATKEVEGAISLIQQSTSDVVKEMDTVKKRVVNTSGMAQEAGGVLDEIVKHSNSIADMVNGIATAAEQQSSTSDEINTRVTQINNLSQEVLSGIRKSNQGIQEVSELAEKLAELVAKFRN from the coding sequence ATGGACAATTTCATCACGCGGTCCCTGGGCATCAAGCTCATCCTGTTGTCGTCCCTGTTGACCATCCTGGCCTTTGCCGGGTTGTTCGCCTACAGCTCCATGTCCACCAAGGACCACACCCTGAGCGAGGTGGCCATAGCCGCCGAGCGGGTGGCGGACATGCTCTACATCGCCATCGAGGACCCCATGGCCAAGGGGGACAACGACGGCACCGAGATCAAGTTCCTGCAGATGGCCGAGCGCTATCCGGACATCAAGGTCTACCTGACCGACTACAAGGGCGAGATCACCTATTCCACCGAGACCGACGCCGAGCGCAAGAAGATCTTCGAGGTCCGGCCCGAGGCCGGGCTGCCCGACCTGGTGACCAGGGGGCTTGAGGAGAAGCTGGCCGAGGGCAAACTCGAGGACATCGACGGCAAGCGCCACTTCGTCGAGGTCAAGACCGTCGAGAACAATCCGTTCTGTTATCACTGCCATGGCCGCAGCCGGAAGATCCTCGGGTCCATGGTCGTGGCCGTGGACGTCAGCCCGCAGTACAACGCACTGCTCGAAAACCAGTTCAAATCCGCCGGCATCTCGGTGCTCGGCGTCCTGGCCCTGCTGGCCGCGCTGATCATCTTCATGCGCAAGGCCATCGTCAACCGCATCACGTCCATCGCGACCACCGCCAAGGACGTGGCGCACGGCAACCTGGACGCCCGGTTCGAAGTGGCCGGAACCGACGAGCTCGGTTCCCTGTCGCGCTACCTCGGGGCCATGGTCGGCCAGATCAAGAACCAACTGGAATACAATCAGAGCGTGCTCAGCGGCATCGTGGTCCCCCTGTTCGTGACCGACGCGCAGCAGACCCTGCAGTTCGCCAATCCGCCCCTGCAGGCCATCCTCGATCTGTCCGAGGAGGAACTCAAGGGCCGTCCCGTGTCCGAGGTCTTCGCCTGCGAGTCCGAGGACGGCTCCGCCTGCAACGCGGGCGAGGTCATCGCCCTGGGCGAGCCGCTCAACGGCCGCTTCGTGTTCACCCGCCGGGACGGAACCACCTTCCCGCTCCTGTTCGAGGCCTCGCCGCTCAAGGACGCCGAAGGCGAGACCGTGGGCGTCATCTGCGTGCTCATCGACCTGACGCGCGAGGAAGAGGACAAGAAGAACATCGAGCAGCAGCGCCAGAACCTCCTGGAGGTGGCCAACGAGGTCACCGAAGTGGCCAACAAGCTCAACGAGGCCTCCAACATCCTGTCCACCCAGATGGACCAACTGGCCAACGGGGTGGACACCACGGCCAACGAGACCAGCCAGGTGGCCACGGCCATGGAGGAGATGAACGCCACGGTGCTGGAGGTGGCCAAGAACGCCTCCGAGACCGCCGAGGCGTCGGACCAGGCCAACAAGGTGGCCGCCTCGGGCGGCGTGGTGGTGGGCAAGACCGTGGAGGAGATCAACTCCGTGGCCGACATCACCGAGAACCTGGCCGAGGCCCTGGCCTCCCTGTCCACCCGGGCCGAGAACATCGGTCAGGTCATGGCCGTGATCAACGACATCGCGGACCAGACCAACCTGCTGGCGCTCAACGCAGCCATCGAGGCGGCCCGCGCGGGCGAGGCCGGGCGCGGCTTCGCAGTGGTCGCGGACGAGGTCCGCAAGCTGGCCGAGAAGACCATGGACGCCACCAAGGAGGTCGAGGGGGCCATCTCCCTGATCCAGCAGTCCACCAGCGACGTGGTCAAGGAGATGGACACCGTCAAGAAACGGGTCGTGAACACCTCGGGCATGGCCCAGGAGGCGGGCGGCGTGCTCGACGAGATCGTCAAGCATTCCAACTCGATCGCCGACATGGTCAACGGCATCGCCACCGCGGCGGAGCAGCAGTCCTCCACCTCGGACGAGATCAACACCCGGGTAACCCAGATCAACAACCTCTCCCAGGAGGTCCTGTCCGGCATCCGCAAGTCCAACCAGGGCATCCAGGAGGTCTCGGAGTTGGCCGAGAAACTGGCTGAACTGGTAGCCAAGTTCCGCAACTAG
- a CDS encoding desulfoferrodoxin: MAIKLGEVYKCNVCGNIVMAIHEGDGDLVCCGEDMVLMAENTVDAAKEKHVPVIEKDGDKVTVKVGSVAHPMEEKHYIEWIELQVGDKVLTKMLKPGDKPEAEFCICGMSGELKAREYCNIHGLWTASA; the protein is encoded by the coding sequence ATGGCAATCAAATTGGGCGAAGTTTACAAGTGTAATGTCTGCGGGAATATCGTCATGGCCATTCATGAAGGCGACGGCGATCTGGTCTGCTGTGGCGAGGACATGGTGCTGATGGCCGAGAACACCGTTGACGCGGCCAAGGAAAAGCACGTTCCCGTCATCGAGAAAGACGGCGACAAGGTCACCGTCAAGGTCGGTTCCGTGGCCCATCCCATGGAGGAGAAGCACTACATCGAATGGATCGAGCTCCAGGTGGGCGACAAGGTCCTGACCAAGATGCTCAAGCCCGGCGACAAGCCCGAGGCCGAATTCTGCATCTGCGGCATGTCCGGCGAACTCAAGGCCCGCGAGTACTGCAACATCCACGGCCTGTGGACCGCCAGCGCGTAA
- the rbr gene encoding rubrerythrin, with protein MSLKGTQTEKNLMYAFTGESQARNRYTYYASVARKEGYVQISKIFEETAGHEKEHAKRLFKFMEGGTAEVSGSFPAGVIGNTLENLKAAAAGEHEENTEMYPGFAKIAREEGFNEIAAVMENIAVAERYHEERYTALINNIETDHVFVKDGEVFWRCQNCGYIHRGTTAPVKCPACDHPQAHFEIKDTNW; from the coding sequence ATGTCATTGAAAGGAACCCAGACAGAAAAGAACCTGATGTATGCCTTCACCGGCGAGTCTCAGGCTCGCAACAGATATACCTACTACGCCAGCGTGGCCCGCAAAGAGGGTTACGTGCAGATCTCCAAGATTTTCGAGGAGACCGCCGGGCACGAGAAGGAGCACGCGAAACGGTTGTTCAAGTTTATGGAGGGCGGCACCGCCGAGGTGTCCGGCTCCTTTCCCGCCGGGGTCATCGGCAACACGCTCGAGAACCTCAAGGCCGCAGCGGCCGGCGAACATGAGGAAAACACCGAGATGTACCCCGGCTTCGCCAAGATCGCACGGGAAGAGGGCTTCAACGAGATCGCCGCGGTCATGGAGAACATCGCCGTGGCCGAGCGTTACCACGAGGAGCGCTACACGGCCCTGATCAACAACATCGAGACCGACCACGTCTTCGTCAAGGACGGGGAAGTCTTCTGGCGCTGCCAGAACTGCGGCTATATCCACCGGGGCACCACCGCTCCCGTGAAATGCCCGGCCTGCGACCATCCCCAGGCCCACTTCGAGATCAAAGACACCAACTGGTAG
- a CDS encoding polyprenyl synthetase family protein, which yields MDELLRFFQRELPGINEFLDNEAEQLNGLVRDVAKYIIGSGGKRIRPMLTLLFARALGYGKDDYHAIASALELLHSATLLHDDYLDDAELRRGRDAAHLVFGRTETILAGDALLALANEMGARYGNPRLSWLLAKGIMETAAGEIEEIEFSRSPSLDRETYMRIIIGKTARLIECACRCGAALAGASPEREDAAGEFGLNLGIAFQLVDDALDYASPTSETGKPEGGDLKEGKVTLPLILLMEEGDGAGAEVLLEALKDGSLSDAQTADILDQVREGGYSEKTREEAALYVEKAKACLDGFAPGDELVVLEQAADFVLTRTK from the coding sequence CGGGCTGGTCCGGGATGTCGCCAAGTACATCATCGGGTCCGGCGGCAAGCGCATCCGGCCCATGCTTACCCTCCTGTTCGCCCGCGCGCTCGGCTACGGCAAGGACGACTATCACGCCATCGCCTCCGCCCTGGAGCTGCTCCATTCCGCCACCCTGCTGCACGACGACTACCTGGACGACGCCGAACTGCGGCGCGGCCGGGACGCGGCCCATCTGGTCTTCGGCCGGACCGAGACCATCCTGGCGGGCGACGCCCTGCTCGCCCTGGCCAACGAGATGGGCGCGCGCTACGGCAATCCGCGTCTGTCCTGGCTGCTGGCCAAGGGCATCATGGAGACCGCCGCGGGTGAGATCGAGGAGATCGAATTTTCGCGCAGTCCGTCGCTCGACCGGGAGACCTACATGCGCATCATCATCGGCAAGACCGCGCGGCTCATCGAGTGCGCCTGCCGGTGCGGCGCGGCCCTGGCCGGGGCCTCCCCGGAACGGGAGGACGCCGCAGGCGAGTTCGGCCTGAACCTGGGCATCGCCTTCCAACTGGTGGACGACGCCCTGGACTACGCCTCGCCCACGTCCGAGACGGGCAAGCCCGAGGGCGGCGACCTCAAGGAGGGCAAGGTCACCCTGCCGCTCATCCTGCTCATGGAGGAGGGTGACGGGGCCGGGGCCGAGGTCCTGCTGGAGGCGCTCAAGGACGGCTCCCTGAGCGACGCCCAGACCGCCGACATCCTGGACCAGGTCCGGGAGGGGGGCTACTCGGAGAAGACCAGGGAGGAGGCCGCCCTGTACGTCGAAAAGGCCAAGGCGTGTCTGGACGGGTTCGCGCCCGGCGACGAGCTGGTCGTGCTCGAACAGGCCGCGGATTTCGTATTGACCCGAACCAAGTGA
- a CDS encoding Fur family transcriptional regulator gives MAQEMGFRLSKQRKVILEELRKVKSHPTADEVYDMVRKIIPRISLGTVYRNLEFLSSKGLVLKLGAPGEQKRFDGTPEPHPHIRCEVCTAVADVECDIDIPVIPESCTSGYKILTTNVEFVGICPKCQAARQ, from the coding sequence ATGGCTCAAGAAATGGGTTTCAGGCTTTCCAAGCAGCGGAAAGTTATTTTGGAAGAGTTGCGCAAGGTCAAGTCGCACCCTACGGCCGACGAGGTTTACGACATGGTGCGCAAGATTATCCCCAGGATCAGCCTGGGCACGGTGTATCGTAATCTTGAGTTTCTGTCGTCCAAAGGGTTGGTGCTCAAGCTGGGCGCCCCCGGCGAGCAGAAGCGCTTCGACGGCACGCCGGAGCCGCACCCGCACATCCGGTGCGAAGTCTGTACGGCCGTGGCCGACGTGGAATGCGACATCGACATCCCGGTCATCCCGGAGAGCTGCACCAGCGGCTACAAGATACTGACCACCAACGTGGAGTTCGTGGGCATCTGCCCTAAGTGCCAGGCCGCGCGGCAATAA
- a CDS encoding phosphoribosylformylglycinamidine synthase subunit PurS → MLCRVIVGLKEGVRDVLGEKIARKIKSELGMDVRDVRIVNVFTLEGATQEQVDLVLERAALHDPVLHEVSLEPLARDFDWIIEVGFRPGVTDNEGRTARETMGVVLGLSKAEREGIKVYTSRQYLIQADMDDAGAHRIAKDLLANELIQRFEYKSAAQWADDPGFTAKAARVTGQASDEVAVIPLSTMSDDELMDFSRANTLALSLRELHDIRAYFADPAVAAERAKVGLSADPTDAEIEVLAQTWSEHCKHKIFSAKIEYQNTETGKTVEYSSLYKTFIQGSTKQIRARNAASREGGDYCLSVFKDNAGVIKFSESINVCVKMETHNSPSALDPYGGALTGIVGVNRDPMGTGMGANLLCNTDVFCFASPFHEGELPPRLLHPRRVFEGVREGVEHGGNKSGIPTVNGSIVFDERYLGKPLVYCGTIGTMPVTVSGHPSYEKCALPGDVIVMSGGRIGADGIHGATFSSEELHEGSPATAVQIGDPITQRKMYDFLMRARDLGLYHAITDNGAGGLSSSVGEMAEDSGGFDMDLKKAPLKYDGLRPWEILISEAQERMTMAVPADKLDEFMRLSDEMDVESTALGTFTESGKYLVRYGDKLVTCLDMEFLHHGVPQMELTAVWKRPAIVQDAVPVADDQNALLKAMLGRLNICSKEYVVRQYDHEVQGKSAVKPMVGVHGDGPSDAGVIRPEYGSDRGLVVSHGICPQFSDFDTYWMMANAIDEAVRNAVAVGGDVSYMAGVDNFCWCDPVQSESTPDGHYKLAQLVRANQALAHYCLGFGVPCVSGKDSMKNDYKGGGRKISIPPTVLFSIIGVIPDVNKCLTSDFKKPGDLIYVLGLTRPEMGGSEIAAQLGFSDARVPQVDLLTAKRRYETVFAASQAGLITACHDCSDGGLGVALAEMCIGGRLGAEVDLDQVPACGELNLTGLLYAESASRLVVSVAPTDRERFESLFAGQDCAWVGNVSEAPALSATLADRKVLDADVSDLARAFKETLAW, encoded by the coding sequence ATGCTTTGTCGTGTGATCGTTGGACTGAAGGAAGGCGTCCGGGACGTGCTGGGCGAGAAGATCGCCCGCAAGATCAAGAGCGAGCTCGGCATGGACGTGCGCGACGTCCGCATCGTCAACGTGTTCACCTTGGAGGGCGCGACGCAGGAGCAGGTGGACCTGGTCCTGGAGCGGGCCGCGCTGCATGACCCGGTCCTGCACGAGGTCTCGCTCGAACCCCTGGCGCGCGACTTCGACTGGATCATCGAGGTCGGCTTCCGGCCCGGCGTGACCGACAACGAGGGCCGCACCGCCCGCGAGACCATGGGCGTGGTCCTGGGCCTGTCCAAGGCCGAGCGCGAGGGGATCAAGGTCTACACCTCGCGCCAGTACCTCATCCAGGCCGATATGGACGACGCGGGCGCGCACCGTATCGCCAAGGACCTGCTCGCCAACGAGCTGATCCAGCGCTTCGAGTACAAGTCCGCCGCCCAGTGGGCCGACGACCCCGGTTTTACGGCCAAGGCCGCCCGGGTTACGGGCCAGGCCTCCGACGAGGTGGCGGTCATCCCCCTGTCGACCATGTCCGACGACGAACTGATGGATTTTTCCCGAGCCAATACCCTGGCCCTGTCGCTCAGGGAGCTGCACGACATCCGCGCCTACTTCGCCGACCCGGCGGTTGCGGCCGAGCGCGCGAAGGTCGGCCTGTCCGCCGACCCCACGGACGCCGAGATCGAGGTCCTGGCCCAGACCTGGTCCGAGCACTGCAAGCACAAGATATTCTCGGCCAAGATCGAGTACCAAAACACCGAGACCGGCAAGACCGTCGAGTACTCCAGCCTGTACAAGACCTTCATTCAGGGCTCGACCAAACAGATCCGCGCTCGCAACGCGGCCTCCCGCGAGGGCGGCGACTACTGCCTGTCCGTGTTCAAGGACAACGCGGGCGTGATCAAATTTTCCGAATCCATCAACGTCTGCGTCAAGATGGAGACGCACAACTCCCCGTCCGCGCTCGACCCCTACGGCGGAGCCCTGACCGGCATCGTCGGCGTCAACCGCGACCCCATGGGCACGGGCATGGGCGCGAACCTGTTGTGCAACACCGACGTCTTCTGCTTCGCCTCCCCGTTCCACGAGGGCGAGCTGCCGCCCCGGTTGCTGCACCCGCGCCGCGTCTTCGAGGGCGTGCGCGAGGGCGTGGAGCACGGCGGCAACAAGTCCGGCATCCCGACCGTGAACGGGTCCATCGTCTTCGACGAGCGCTACCTGGGCAAGCCGCTGGTCTACTGCGGCACCATCGGGACCATGCCGGTCACGGTGTCCGGGCACCCGTCCTACGAGAAGTGCGCCCTGCCCGGCGACGTCATCGTCATGTCCGGCGGCCGCATCGGCGCGGACGGCATCCACGGCGCGACCTTCTCGTCCGAGGAACTGCACGAGGGCTCCCCGGCCACGGCGGTCCAGATCGGAGACCCCATCACCCAGCGCAAGATGTACGATTTTCTCATGCGCGCCCGCGACCTCGGGCTGTACCACGCCATCACCGACAACGGGGCGGGCGGCCTGTCCTCCTCCGTGGGCGAGATGGCCGAGGATTCCGGCGGCTTCGACATGGACCTGAAAAAGGCCCCGCTCAAGTACGACGGCCTGCGCCCGTGGGAGATTCTCATCTCCGAGGCCCAGGAGCGTATGACCATGGCCGTGCCCGCGGACAAGCTCGACGAGTTCATGCGCCTGTCCGACGAGATGGACGTGGAGTCCACCGCACTCGGCACCTTCACCGAATCGGGCAAGTACCTGGTGCGCTACGGCGACAAGCTGGTCACCTGCCTGGACATGGAGTTCCTGCACCACGGCGTGCCCCAGATGGAGCTTACGGCGGTCTGGAAGCGGCCCGCAATCGTCCAGGACGCGGTGCCCGTGGCCGACGACCAGAACGCACTGCTCAAGGCCATGCTCGGCCGCCTGAACATCTGCTCCAAGGAGTATGTGGTCCGGCAGTACGACCACGAGGTCCAGGGCAAGTCCGCAGTCAAGCCCATGGTCGGCGTGCACGGCGACGGCCCGTCGGATGCGGGCGTCATCCGGCCCGAATACGGCTCGGACAGGGGGTTGGTGGTCTCCCACGGCATCTGCCCGCAGTTCTCGGATTTTGACACCTACTGGATGATGGCCAACGCCATCGACGAGGCCGTGCGCAACGCGGTGGCCGTGGGCGGCGACGTCTCCTACATGGCCGGCGTGGACAACTTCTGCTGGTGCGACCCGGTCCAGTCCGAGTCCACCCCGGACGGCCACTACAAGCTGGCCCAACTGGTCCGTGCCAACCAGGCCCTGGCCCATTACTGCCTCGGCTTCGGCGTGCCCTGCGTGTCCGGCAAGGATTCCATGAAGAACGACTACAAGGGCGGCGGCCGCAAGATTTCCATCCCGCCCACCGTGCTCTTCTCGATCATCGGCGTCATCCCGGACGTGAACAAGTGCCTGACCTCGGACTTCAAGAAGCCGGGCGACCTGATCTACGTCCTGGGCCTCACCAGACCCGAGATGGGCGGCAGCGAGATCGCGGCCCAGCTCGGTTTCTCCGACGCCCGCGTGCCCCAGGTGGACCTGCTCACCGCCAAGAGGCGGTATGAGACCGTGTTCGCGGCCTCCCAGGCCGGGCTGATCACCGCCTGTCACGACTGCTCGGACGGCGGCCTGGGCGTGGCCCTGGCCGAGATGTGCATCGGCGGACGGCTCGGCGCGGAAGTGGATCTGGACCAGGTGCCCGCCTGCGGCGAGCTCAACCTGACCGGCCTGCTCTATGCCGAATCCGCCAGCCGGCTGGTGGTTTCGGTAGCCCCGACCGACCGCGAACGGTTCGAGTCCCTGTTCGCCGGACAGGACTGCGCCTGGGTCGGCAATGTCTCGGAGGCGCCCGCCCTGAGCGCCACCCTGGCCGACCGCAAGGTCCTGGACGCAGACGTTTCGGACCTGGCCCGCGCCTTCAAGGAGACCCTGGCCTGGTAA